From the genome of bacterium:
AACATTCAGAGGAGAACCTTACAGTTCTCCTCTGATAAAATACTCGTCTAAACTAATGATGATTAGAATTTTACTTGCAGCTGGGCAATGATCTGATCGTTATTTACCGCATTCGCCTCTTCGTTGATCATCCTGTAGCACAAGGCAAGCTTGAGTTTGTTGTCGGAAAGGAAGTGGAGATTTATACCACCCGTTATTGTATTCTCAGCGTCATCTGCAACTGAAGTGTTCGGATCGACGGCTTCATACCGCACTGCCGGCTGGATGCCGTAGAAGAAGGGACAGCCTAGCTTAAAGAGCCATCCGGCTTCTGCGTAGTAGGTAATCCTTGATGAGGTGTCGTTGATTGTTCCACCAATGAACTCGCCAGCAAGCCATAACGACCATGGAGTCAAGGCGAGCTCAGCACCGTAGCGGTCGTATGGATCGGTAAGGATATTATCGGGACCTAGATTGCCGACCATGTAAGATCCACCCAGATGTAAGAAGCTCCACGGATCGACTGCAAGCCTTGCAGCAAAATCCTTGTTACTTGGAGCCAGAATATTACTGCCATTGAACACTCCGGCTTGCAAAGATAAGAAAGCTAGCTTTCCTGTCAGAGCCAGTCCTATGTTGCGATCGATAAGCGGGAATTTTCCTGAGCCAGATGCATATGTCCTTTCAGGGAAAAGAATGGTTGAAGATGATGCAAGCTTCTCCATACCTATGGGAACTGCAAATAGACCTGCCCTAAGACTTATATACTCGATTGGAGTGATATCTGCATAAGCGTCAAACAAAGATACTGCATTACCGGTAAGATTCAATACAACCTTATACGAAAGCCAGCTGCAAAAACCGCCACTTGCACCAATATAGGCTCTTCGAATTCTGAACGAATTTTCAAGTGGAGGAGCTGTATCAATTGTAGCCTCCCAACGGGGCTGAATGTAACCTGAGAATACAATCGGTTTTACCTGTTCCTTGCACTCTTGCTCTTTGCCTTCCGGACACGGAGCTTTCTGAGCATAGACGCTCGAAACGGATACGAATCCTAGACCGAGCAATAAAACAGTCATATTTAGTTTCATGCAATCCTCCTTTGGAATGTTTGAACGGCAGTTTACCCGAGGCTTTCTTAATGTCAACCTGATTATTATGTGAGCTGTGTTCACGGTATTCTGCTTGACATGGAAAACATCAGGTGTAATCTATAAACGATGGTTATGAAAATAGGACTACTCGGAGCTGGCAATGTAGGATTAAGTCTTGGTTTCGCCATGAAAAAGAAAGGATTATCCTTGGCTGGTGTCAACGATATTGATCCCCGCAAAATGCAGGAAGCTTCAGCCATTCTCGAATGCCCCAAGTTAGCCACGGAAGATCTCATGGATAATTCTGAAATCCTGATGTTTGCAATTCCAGATGATTCGATAGAAAAAATGTA
Proteins encoded in this window:
- a CDS encoding NAD(P)-binding domain-containing protein, coding for MVMKIGLLGAGNVGLSLGFAMKKKGLSLAGVNDIDPRKMQEASAILECPKLATEDLMDNSEILMFAIPDDSIEKMYSELKSKIPEKTLLAHFSASLSSEVFDSAEFRLSAHPAQVFPYPRLEDDVFKDVSFALEGNPKAVA